The following proteins come from a genomic window of Corallococcus sp. NCRR:
- the prfA gene encoding peptide chain release factor 1, with the protein MIDKLEEVERRFERLTADLSNPDILADTAKLQKVSKERAGLEKLVETFRAYRKVLADLDEVEAWLSSADPDEKAYAKEALPGLKAQRDELEASLKILLLPKDPNDEKNVILEIRAGAGGDEAALFAEEVMQMYLRYADRRGWKADILDMSAGNAGGVKDATVTLSGDAVFSNLKYESGVHRVQRVPATETQGRIHTSTITVSVMPEAEDVDVQVNPADIEMQVMRSTGSGGQSVNTTDSAVRLIHKPSGIVVKCQQEKSQGKNRAMAMRMLRAKLYEIEQERIRNERDSMRRGQVGTGDRSEKIRTYNFPQDRLTDHRIGLTVHNLPAIMVGNVDEVITACRTHYQAEALKAQTGGGRPPSES; encoded by the coding sequence ATGATTGACAAACTGGAAGAGGTCGAGCGCCGTTTCGAGCGGCTCACGGCCGACCTGTCGAACCCCGATATCCTCGCCGATACGGCGAAGCTCCAGAAGGTGTCCAAGGAGCGCGCCGGGCTGGAGAAGCTCGTCGAGACCTTCCGCGCCTACCGCAAGGTGCTGGCGGACCTGGACGAGGTGGAGGCCTGGCTTTCCAGCGCCGATCCCGACGAGAAGGCCTACGCCAAGGAGGCCCTGCCCGGCCTGAAGGCGCAGCGCGACGAGCTGGAGGCCTCGCTGAAGATCCTCCTGCTGCCCAAGGACCCCAATGACGAGAAGAACGTCATCCTGGAGATCCGCGCGGGCGCGGGCGGCGACGAGGCGGCTCTCTTCGCCGAAGAGGTCATGCAGATGTACCTGCGCTACGCGGACCGCCGGGGCTGGAAGGCGGACATCCTGGACATGAGCGCGGGCAACGCCGGCGGCGTGAAGGACGCCACGGTGACGCTGTCCGGCGACGCGGTGTTCAGCAACCTGAAGTACGAGTCCGGCGTCCACCGGGTCCAGCGCGTGCCGGCCACGGAGACCCAAGGGCGCATCCACACCTCCACCATCACCGTGTCGGTGATGCCGGAGGCGGAGGACGTGGACGTGCAGGTGAACCCGGCGGACATCGAGATGCAGGTGATGCGCTCCACGGGCTCCGGCGGCCAGAGCGTCAACACCACGGACTCCGCGGTGCGCCTCATCCACAAGCCGTCCGGCATCGTGGTGAAGTGCCAGCAGGAGAAGAGCCAGGGGAAGAACCGCGCCATGGCCATGCGCATGCTGCGCGCGAAGCTCTACGAGATCGAGCAGGAGCGCATCCGCAACGAGCGCGACTCCATGCGCCGCGGCCAGGTGGGCACCGGCGACCGCAGCGAGAAGATCCGCACGTACAACTTCCCGCAGGACCGGCTCACCGACCACCGCATCGGCCTCACCGTGCACAACCTGCCGGCCATCATGGTGGGCAACGTGGACGAAGTGATCACCGCCTGCCGCACGCACTACCAGGCGGAGGCCCTCAAGGCGCAGACGGGCGGCGGGCGGCCCCCCAGCGAGTCATGA
- a CDS encoding CapA family protein: protein MRHAALLLLLSLSACHPRPVTPASPPPGLEPVAATEAPPPEAAPAGSETGHPARQPAPPAPARPVTLVVGGDVTVGYHYEEYFDDQVAKGRTREEMFAYGFREVMPIVDSGDLFVVNLECPYTDSTVKLPKNFNFRARPELVNVLTAGRVGVVSLANNHMMDYGAQGLLDTLTALEAARIPYFGAGRTLAEARRPAILTVGGLKVAFLGYFFLGTRNIEPREVYATDTTPGVAGHFSDVEEMERMLREDIAQAKAQADLVLPFFHWGIEGNTTPEPYQVRLAHAAIDAGAAGVLGSHPHVLQSMELYQGRPVLYSLGNFVFGGNWNPRDKRSVLWRARFDSTGYVSSDVLPLRTDRYPEFPVQPVPVTGAEADGVMTLLRTASQGSLGLERMLPALEAEGAGSQPPPSSSVRGGQ from the coding sequence ATGCGCCACGCCGCCCTGCTGCTCCTGCTGTCGCTTTCCGCCTGCCATCCCCGCCCCGTGACGCCCGCCTCCCCTCCCCCGGGGCTGGAGCCTGTCGCCGCCACGGAAGCCCCGCCTCCAGAGGCCGCGCCGGCCGGGTCCGAAACCGGACATCCCGCTCGGCAGCCGGCCCCTCCAGCCCCCGCCCGCCCGGTGACGCTGGTGGTGGGCGGCGACGTGACGGTGGGCTACCACTACGAGGAGTACTTCGATGATCAGGTGGCCAAGGGGAGGACGCGCGAGGAGATGTTCGCGTACGGCTTCCGCGAGGTGATGCCCATCGTGGACTCCGGCGACTTGTTCGTCGTGAACCTGGAGTGCCCGTACACGGACAGCACGGTGAAGCTGCCCAAGAACTTCAACTTCCGCGCGCGGCCGGAGCTGGTGAACGTGCTCACCGCGGGCCGCGTGGGCGTGGTGAGCCTGGCCAACAACCACATGATGGACTACGGCGCGCAGGGGCTGCTGGACACCCTCACCGCCCTGGAGGCCGCGCGCATCCCTTACTTCGGCGCCGGCCGCACCCTGGCGGAGGCGCGCCGTCCCGCCATCCTCACCGTGGGAGGCCTGAAGGTCGCGTTCCTGGGCTACTTCTTCCTGGGCACGCGCAACATCGAGCCCCGGGAGGTCTACGCCACGGACACCACGCCGGGCGTGGCCGGGCACTTCTCCGACGTGGAGGAGATGGAGCGGATGCTGCGCGAGGACATCGCCCAGGCGAAGGCCCAGGCGGACCTGGTGCTCCCCTTCTTCCACTGGGGCATCGAGGGCAACACCACGCCGGAGCCGTACCAGGTGCGCCTGGCGCACGCGGCCATCGACGCGGGGGCGGCGGGGGTGCTGGGCAGCCACCCGCACGTGCTCCAGTCCATGGAGCTGTACCAGGGCAGGCCGGTGCTCTACTCGCTGGGCAACTTCGTGTTCGGCGGGAACTGGAACCCCCGGGACAAGCGCAGCGTCCTGTGGCGGGCGCGCTTCGACTCCACGGGTTATGTGTCCAGTGACGTGCTGCCCCTCAGGACCGACCGCTACCCCGAGTTCCCCGTCCAGCCGGTGCCCGTCACGGGTGCCGAGGCCGATGGGGTGATGACGCTGCTGCGCACCGCGTCGCAGGGGTCGCTGGGGCTGGAGCGGATGCTCCCGGCGTTGGAGGCAGAGGGAGCAGGGAGCCAGCCGCCCCCCTCCTCCAGTGTGAGAGGGGGGCAGTAG